A window from Podospora bellae-mahoneyi strain CBS 112042 chromosome 1 map unlocalized CBS112042p_1, whole genome shotgun sequence encodes these proteins:
- the IDH1 gene encoding isocitrate dehydrogenase (NAD(+)) idh1 (EggNog:ENOG503NV6I; COG:C), protein MLSRNSAQRLLRAAAQPSQRLNIARGFASVQDTPAQSLQADIFKPTKYGGKYTVTLIPGDGIGAEVAESVKTIFKADNVPVTWEQIEVSGLSDATPTGRTEEAFADAVASLKRNKLGLKGILHTPISRSGHQSFNVAMRQELDIYASISLIKNIPGLKTRHDGIDLAIIRENTEGEYSGLEHQSVPGVVESLKIITRAKSERIAKFAFSFALANHRKKVTCIHKANIMKLADGLFRNTFQTLSKQYPMLECNDMIVDNASMQCVSKPQQFDVMVMPNLYGGILSNIAAALVGGPGVVPGCNMGRDVAVFEPGCRHVGLDIKGKDQANPTALLLSGTMLLRHLGLDDHANRISNAVYSVIAEGKIRTPDMGGNATTHEFTRAILTSMENSL, encoded by the exons ATGCTTTCCAGGAACTCTGCGCAG CGCCTTCTCAGGGCTGCCgctcagcccagccagcgCCTCAACATTGCGCGCGGCTTCGCCAGTGTCCAGGACACCCCCGCCCAGTCCCTTCAGGCCGATATCTTCAAGCCCACCAAGTACGGTGGCAAGTACACCGTCACCCTCATCCCTGGTGATGGTATCGGTGCCGAGGTCGCCGAGAGCGTCAAGACCATCTTCAAGGCCGACAATGTGCCAGTTACCTGGGAGCAGATCGAGGTCTCCGGTCTCTCAGATGCGACCCCAACCGGCCGCACCGAGGAGGCTTTCGCCGATGCCGTTGCCTCCCTCAAGCGCAACAAGCTCGGTCTGAAGGGCATCCTCCACACCCCCATCAGCCGCTCCGGCCACCAGTCTTTCAACGTCGCCATGCGCCAGGAGCTCGATATCTatgcctccatctccctgaTCAAGAACATCCCCGGCCTCAAGACCCGCCACGACGGCATTGACCTCGCCATCATCCGTGAGAATACCGAGGGCGAGTACAGCGGTCTCGAGCACCAGAGCGTGCCCGGTGTCGTCGAGTCCCTCAAGATTATCACCCGCGCCAAGTCTGAGCGCATCGCCAAGTTCGCTTTCAGCTTCGCCCTTGCCAACCACCGCAAGAAGGTTACCTGCATACACAAGGCCAACATCATGAAGCTTGCCGATGGTCTCTTCCGCAACACATTCCAAACTCTCTCCAAACAGTACCCCATGCTTGAGTGCAACGACATGATTGTCGACAACGCCTCCATGCAGTGCGTCAGCAAGCCCCAGCAGTTCGACGTCATGGTCATGCCCAACCTTTATGGTGGTATCCTGTCCAACATTGCTGCCGCTCTCGTTGGTGGTCCTGGTGTCGTTCCCGGCTGCAACATGGGTCGGGATGTCGCCGTCTTCGAGCCCGGTTGCAGACACGTTGGTCTTGAcatcaagggcaaggacCAGGCCAACCCTAccgctcttcttctcagcgGTACCATGCTTCTCCGCCACCTCGGCCTTGATGACCATGCCAACCGCATCTCCAACGCCGTCTACAGCGTGATTGCCGAGGG CAAGATCCGCACCCCCGACATGGGCGGTAATGCTACCACCCACGAATTCACCCgcgccatcctcacctccatGGAGAACTCGTTGTAA
- a CDS encoding uncharacterized protein (EggNog:ENOG503PFFV) — translation MPCHHTCANRRAYLTLTDHDIPLKAQIGIRDVWKKEDGALQTAIRKLEEILGHEVDAEPEWHLLIAELDSYYPDKLDLVASVTGCVLVWVKSMIELLDDSEHEAWGEQLLEKVPSRLRIFIAVADSDKAATSWSEQRRGFVVSLPKKQAFQLQPTELFPIFRGNLLTCFDTDKKQTELPVRDAQAITTPGDDWAEVEVNVDASKPRAKVEFLPDAASLPRPDQLFLRPPYYLTMTASTKRIELHCSHSPTLQFLSEYLQRWCRVNRHDTTNPPAVQITLHQSAFGLGEMFNSLVLSTEHTRYTNEFQVTAPMVAALIESVLGYELLPALGGWSFRRDVEFKTL, via the coding sequence ATGCCATGCCACCACACGTGTGCCAACAGACGAGCATACCTGACGCTAACTGATCACGACATACCGCTCAAAGCACAAATCGGAATCCGTGACGTTTGGAAAAAGGAGGATGGCGCACTCCAAACGGCCATCAGGAAGCTCGAAGAAATCTTGGGCCACGAGGTGGACGCTGAGCCCGAATGGCATCTTTTGATCGCCGAGCTTGACTCCTATTATCCCGACAAACTGGACCTCGTGGCTAGCGTCACCGGGTGCGTTCTAGTATGGGTCAAGAGCATGATCGAGCTTTTGGATGACTCTGAACACGAAGCATGGGGGGAGCAGTTGCTGGAAAAGGTCCCCTCTCGCCTCAGGATCTTTATAGCCGTTGCGGACTCGGACAAGGCCGCCACGTCGTGGTCGGAGCAGCGGCGAGGATTTGTCGTCTCTCTTCCCAAGAAACAGGCCTTTCAGCTTCAACCAACCGAACTGTTTCCCATCTTTCGTGGCAACCTCCTTACTTGCTTCGATACCGACAAGAAGCAAACCGAGCTTCCGGTTCGGGATGCCCAGGCCATCACGACACCTGGAGACGACTGGGCAGAGGTAGAGGTCAATGTCGACGCCTCCAAGCCACGAGCAAAGGTCGAGTTTCTTCCCGACGCGGCGTCTCTACCACGCCCCGACCAGCTGTTTCTTCGACCGCCCTATTACCTGACCATGACGGCAAGCACCAAGAGGATCGAGTTGCACTGCAGCCACAGCCCTACCCTTCAGTTCTTGTCGGAGTATCTGCAACGCTGGTGTCGGGTCAATCGCCATGATACCACCAATCCTCCAGCTGTCCAGATAACGCTCCATCAGTCTGCGTTCGGGCTGGGCGAAATGTTCAACTCGCTCGTCCTTAGCACGGAGCACACCCGGTACACAAACGAGTTCCAAGTGACGGCGCCCATGGTTGCTGCTTTGATCGAGAGTGTGCTGGGATACGAGCTGTTGCCGGCACTGGGTGGTTGGAGCTTTCGGAGGGATGTTGAGTTCAAAACGCTGTGA
- a CDS encoding uncharacterized protein (EggNog:ENOG503P7Y4): MAPLPPAEKLSLAVRKNVRDEWENNKADLEKQLSELLGTEWTVEADPKAIWPYHNDGYAKESLGSCIKAYVEGAIYQIKYLSERYGSEFATEINDLAHAHVLTLEVEDQDPARFSYNGCDIKDGKLRILFNETCLGTNVDYALQENSLLPALNAAPSDKPLSFHARNSIRQDYEPAIGAVKKDIADLLSKSVDEITINPNFEANFAKLSESKPSLEDWQERLGNFTLKYFEGLAYQMKYQKVGEDELIQEGLLEAVSKNEYALRIVDTLTYDSYGEVVVEDGVLYIQAKPDTFGTNIDYAAQKLVDQL, from the exons atggctcctcttcctcctgcgGAGAAGCTTTCGCTTGCCGTCCGCAAGAATG TCAGAGACGAGTGGGAGAACAATAAGGCCGACCTGGAGAAGCAGCTTTCCGAACTCCTTGGCACCGAGTGGACCGTCGAAGCTGACCCCAAGGCCATCTGGCCTTACCACAACGACGGTTACGCCAAGGAGAGTCTTGGTTCTTGCATCAAGGCCTACGTCGAGGGCGCTATCTACCAGATCAAGTATCTGAGTGAAAGATATGGGAGCGAATTCGCCACAGAGATCAACGACCTCGCCCATGCTCATGTCTTGACgctcgaggtcgaggacCAGGACCCAGCCCGTTTTAGCTACAATGGTTGCGATATCAAGGATGGCAAGCTGCGCATTCTGTTCAACGAGACATGCCTTGGCACCAACGTCGATTACGCCTTGCAAGAGAACAGCCTTTTGCCCGCCCTCAACGCCGCTCCTAGTGACAAGCCTTTAAGCTTCCACGCTCGCAACAGCATCAGACAAGACTACGAGCCCGCCATCGGCGCTGTCAAGAAGGACATTGCCGACCTTCTCAGCAAGAGTGTGGATGAGATCACGATCAATCCCAACTTCGAGGCCAACTTTGCCAAACTCAGTGAGAGCAAGCCCAGTCTCGAGGACTGGCAAGAACGGCTCGGGAACTTCACACTGAAGTACTTTGAGGGCTTGGCTTACCAGATGAAGTACCAAaaggttggcgaggacgagCTTATCCAGGAGGGTCTTCTGGAGGCTGTCAGCAAGAACGAGTACGCCCTTCGCATTGTGGACACCCTCACGTATGACTCGtatggtgaggttgtggtggaagaTGGGGTGCTCTACATCCAGGCCAAGCCGGATACCTTCGGTACCAACATTGACTACGCTGCTCAGAAGCTTGTTGATCAGCTCTGA
- a CDS encoding uncharacterized protein (EggNog:ENOG503PDKN; COG:S), whose amino-acid sequence MSTSLLLLLLPTLTQTSPVLQQATQTCSDVSLSSLNWTAKSFHYSSLLSLLGPSLTSPSTAGTASLTFNLSNPALGPSFDQLCTAVSTTPNQFFYLDQWFTCLYTPPTNTASNLSPLVADTSAATFRFDKLTGRLEVKQDWECVDGKDKTYPTTSFKGQGGVNVTLDCQVDVWANPEWRAGGEGVIRNQTVDCGVVDVSVGLDSLEAMA is encoded by the coding sequence atgtccacctccctccttctcctcctcctccccaccctcacccaaacctccccagTCCTCCAACAAGCAACCCAAACCTGCTCCGACGTGTCCCTCTCGTCCCTGAACTGGACAGCCAAATCCTTCCActactcctccctcctctccctcctcggcccctccctcacctccccctccaccgccggcaccgcctccctaaccttcaacctctccaaccccgccctcGGCCCCTCCTTCGACCAGCTCTGCACCgccgtctccaccacccccaatcAATTCTTCTACCTTGATCAATGGTTCACCTGCCTCTACACgccccccaccaacaccgcgtccaacctctccccgCTCGTCGCCGACACCTCGGCGGCGACCTTTCGGTTCGACAAGCTGACCGGCCGGCTGGAAGTGAAGCAGGACTGGGAGTGCGTGGACGGGAAAGACAAGACTTATCCGACCACGTCTTTCAAGGGGCAAGGGGGGGTGAATGTCACTCTGGATTGCCAGGTGGACGTGTGGGCGAATCCGGAGTGGAGGgcgggcggggagggggtgattAGGAACCAGACGGTGGAttgcggggtggtggatgtgagTGTTGGGTTGGATAGTTTGGAGGCTATGGCTTGA
- the PAK6 gene encoding Serine/threonine-protein kinase PAK 6 (COG:T; EggNog:ENOG503NV84): MSEREYNDRELSLDPELLYTRESCIGGGSFGKVYKGVDKRTGQAVAIKIIDIESAEDEVDDIIQEIAILSELQSPHVTKYYGSYAKGAELWIVMEFCSGGSCADLMKPGLIGEDCIAIIVRELLMGLDYLHSDKKLHRDIKAANILLTSNGQVKLADFGVSGQLSATMTKKNTFVGTPFWMAPEVIKQSGYDHKADIWSLGITALELANGEPPYADIHPMKVLFLIPKNPPPRLDGAQFSKAFKDFIEVVLQRDPKDRPSAKELLKHPFIRRAKKTSYLTELIERYQRWAATHEPEKDDVDDEPETRYENQSRTDDDMWDFGTVRLVNERGHLIHRPGMLNAMGESATNARSARTQENSDDYGERRREASSAKLTLDTKDTLKAVTGAGNSRQMSPQRKPVGASSPTKGRYSRENSPEKPLADLNDTPRASYTSKPVPRTPGPGSPEYERALAQQIQQEMGALQLGPGGYSRGPSLRSHTSSTRASPMKLPEIPPYRGSQQQQSQVPLQKITNQPAPMMYPDNGPYSYQQQQQVQQHYQRYGAQVPAHQPSSPLISKELPRNREPVDPGSLTPTSFPSPAPANPNGDLDALNDVIFPALEEALKRRQISLQQLFRPEPGKPFPPVTPSQQRAEATHERIRKLVYKLAHVCKEIDHHDKQEPVGMGKEVPTFLEGLLEEILVRVEPLDEEEAQR; the protein is encoded by the exons ATGTCGGAACGTGAATACAACGATCGAGAGCTCTCGCTCGATCCTGAGCTGCTCTATACCCGGGAGTCATGCATTGGAGGGGGTAGTTTCGGCAAGGTGTACAAAGG GGTGGACAAGCGTACTGGTCAGGCGGTGGCAATCAAAATCATCGACATAGAAAgtgctgaggatgaggtcgaCGATATCATCCAGGAGATTGCCATCCTGTCGGAGCTTCAGTCGCCCCATGTGACTAAGTATTACGGGTCGTATGCCAAAGGCGCCGAGCTGTGGATCGTCATGGAGTTTTGCTCTGGCGGGAGCTGTGCCGATTTGATGAAGCCCGGCCTTATTGGGGAGGACTGCATTGCCATCATTGTTCGGGAGCTGCTCATGGGGTTGGATTACCTGCATTCGGACAAGAAGCTTCATCGGGACATCAAGG CTGCCAACATTCTCTTGACGTCTAATGGACAGGTCAAGCTGGCTGACTTTGGTGTCTCTGGACAACTCTCGGCAACCATGACCAAAAAGAACACGTTTGTGGGCACGCCTTTCTGGATGGCACCGGAAGTGATCAAGCAAAGTGGCTATGATCACAAGGCTGACATCTGGTCCTTGGGAATCACCGCCCTGGAGCTTGCCAATGGCGAGCCTCCCTATGCCGACATTCATCCCATGAAAGTTCTGTTTTTGATACCTAAGAATCCTCCACCCAGGCTTGACGGGGCACAATTCAGCAAGGCCTTCAAAGACTTCATTGAGGTGGTGTTGCAGCGAGATCCCAAGGATCGACCTTCAGCGAAGGAACTGCTCAAGCATCCGTTTATCAGACGCGCGAAAAAGACCAGCTACCTGACGGAGCTCATTGAGCGATACCAGCGCTGGGCCGCGACGCACGAGCCTGAGAAGGACGATGTGGACGACGAGCCGGAGACTCGATACGAGAATCAGTCCCGCACCGACGATGACATGTGGGATTTTGGGACGGTACGACTGGTTAATGAGCGTGGTCACCTGATCCATAGGCCGGGCATGTTGAACGCCATGGGCGAGTCGGCAACCAATGCCAGGTCTGCCAGGACACAGGAGAACTCTGACGACTATGGCGAGCGGCGGAGGGAAGCGAGTTCTGCGAAGTTGACTCTGGATACTAAGGATACCCTGAAGGCAGTCACTGGGGCTGGCAATTCTAGGCAGATGTCACCTCAGCGAAAACCCGTCGGTGCTTCTTCGCCAACCAAGGGCAGGTATTCTAGGGAGAACTCGCCCGAGAAGCCACTTGCCGACCTCAACGACACTCCTCGCGCTTCCTATACCTCCAAACCGGTGCCTCGAACACCTGGCCCGGGCTCTCCCGAATACGAACGGGCACTCGCGCAGCAGATCCAGCAGGAAATGGGTGCTCTGCAGTTGGGGCCTGGTGGATATTCTCGAGGACCATCTCTGAGGTCTCACACGTCGTCGACTCGAGCATCGCCGATGAAGCTGCCAGAGATTCCGCCATACCGGGGatcacagcagcaacaatcACAAGTGCCTCTCCAAAAGATTACGAACCAGCCCGCTCCGATGATGTATCCCGACAATGGTCCCTACAGCtatcagcaacagcagcaggtcCAACAACATTATCAAAGATATGGCGCGCAGGTTCCTGCCCATCAGCCAAGCTCGCCGCTGATCTCGAAGGAACTGCCTCGTAATCGCGAGCCTGTCGATCCGGGTTCGCTGACGCCAACCTCGTTCCCGTCGCCAGCGCCTGCGAACCCGAATGGAGACTTGGACGCGCTCAACGACGTGATTTTCCCGGCGCTCGAGGAGGCGCTCAAGAGGCGGCAGATTAGCCTGCAGCAGCTCTTTAGGCCAGAGCCGGGCAAGCCTTTTCCGCCGGTGACGCCGAGCCAGCAGCGGGCCGAGGCGACGCACGAGAGGATCCGGAAGCTGGTGTACAAGCTTGCGCATGTGTGCAAGGAGATTGACCACCACGACAAGCAAGAGCCTGTGGGTATGGGCAAGGAGGTGCCAACCTTTTTGGAGGGTCTGCTTGAGGAGAtcttggtgagggttgagccgcttgatgaggaggaggctcaaAGATGA